In one window of Leptospira sp. GIMC2001 DNA:
- a CDS encoding LIC_12708 family protein, with translation MKFTILISSFLSLFLGCIQFKVDVLKPDLITKIQIGSETSNLQVEVVNNVLTNLPLTIPFQSGTAYLTDTKRSIIKGFDSQGELETIIGSMETPPIAGVNLSKYRFGTLGLITLDSNQNLYIQNRFGNKEGLDGTKEQDNLFKKYSGSFETSGQSPLPSYIIKMNSRGEIKSVIGASGKNTEPFRYIEFIQATDSGKLFVYHKIAEEMRLSYYQDEELKSEIREGSLDIFKSGISNEYVISLDKIYPQPAGEYALASISYYSKGDNRFKFRRIYKIDFDKPTQTVSIKEIQDPAEILFSVRENDEFYIWETEDSGASVRLQVHDPEGNHINNKRLVFTSPRGQWRETFTDGRDNIYSIRIRAGFLELHRWR, from the coding sequence ATGAAATTTACGATTCTGATTAGCTCATTTCTTTCTCTTTTCCTTGGTTGCATTCAATTCAAAGTAGATGTTCTAAAGCCCGATCTTATCACTAAGATCCAAATTGGTTCTGAAACCAGTAATTTACAAGTTGAGGTTGTCAATAATGTTCTAACGAACCTGCCACTTACAATACCTTTTCAATCGGGAACGGCTTATCTTACTGATACGAAAAGATCAATAATCAAAGGATTTGATTCGCAAGGTGAACTGGAAACTATTATTGGAAGTATGGAAACTCCACCGATTGCAGGAGTGAATCTATCCAAATATCGTTTTGGAACTTTAGGACTCATAACCTTAGATTCCAATCAGAATCTCTATATCCAAAATCGATTTGGCAATAAAGAAGGATTGGACGGAACCAAAGAACAGGACAATCTGTTCAAAAAATACAGTGGCTCATTTGAGACGTCCGGCCAGTCTCCACTTCCTAGTTATATCATTAAGATGAATTCGCGTGGAGAAATTAAATCTGTAATTGGTGCGTCCGGAAAAAATACTGAGCCTTTTCGATATATAGAATTCATTCAAGCAACTGACTCAGGTAAATTATTTGTTTACCATAAAATTGCAGAAGAGATGAGATTGAGTTATTATCAGGATGAAGAATTGAAATCAGAAATCCGTGAAGGGAGTTTGGATATTTTCAAATCTGGAATATCCAATGAGTATGTAATTAGCCTAGATAAAATCTATCCACAACCTGCAGGCGAATATGCACTCGCATCGATTAGCTATTATTCTAAGGGAGACAACCGATTCAAATTTCGTAGGATCTACAAAATTGACTTTGATAAACCTACACAGACAGTTTCTATAAAAGAAATCCAAGATCCAGCAGAGATTCTCTTTAGCGTCAGAGAAAATGATGAATTTTACATTTGGGAAACTGAAGATTCAGGGGCTTCAGTTCGATTGCAAGTGCATGACCCAGAAGGCAATCATATCAACAACAAAAGATTGGTATTTACTTCACCTCGTGGCCAATGGAGAGAAACTTTTACGGATGGTAGAGACAATATCTATTCCATAAGAATTCGGGCTGGGTTTCTTGAATTGCATCGATGGCGCTAA
- a CDS encoding bifunctional ADP-dependent NAD(P)H-hydrate dehydratase/NAD(P)H-hydrate epimerase: MKYETVLSYENSSILDKYTQDVWGFSSEFLMAIAAKTFLETYADLLRDPNNHITILCGRGNNGGDGYALGYFLKTENIPFTIYCLGDKTSETAFIYKNKLKNLHVTIHSIENLLADLKSISKKTILIDCLLGTGMRLPIDQELKELFLNLINWKDSSNLIFGISMDVVSGRPAFAELNKSQKDIYFPADSLAEIGVAKWENLGFPIECKKTLTIGFPIDEFLQTDLGNNQQFIFRSIERNLIFDFYTKSLHGHKYSSGSLVAIGGDEGMIGAILLSINAFVGLGGGIAKAIVFDKSNILNSVLDNPSLMISPWSDELYQDPFLAKAKVMVIGPGTTPQSKYKEKVLIEADEWCKKDSHRWVILDAGMLPTEKEIEAGLKFEGNWILTPHFGELQRMSGASISDLTERKTITQNLAKKLNAFILAKDSLSLFVSPDSEVLIWDHPNPKLSTMGTGDILTGILAVSLAKGLEIRDAVLYSLSLMNLSKDMNMISPTSWDILNFLKKG, from the coding sequence ATGAAATATGAGACTGTTCTAAGCTATGAAAACAGTTCCATTTTGGATAAATATACCCAAGATGTTTGGGGGTTTTCTTCCGAATTTCTTATGGCAATTGCCGCCAAAACTTTTCTCGAAACTTATGCAGATCTTCTGAGAGATCCAAATAACCATATAACAATCTTATGTGGGAGAGGAAATAATGGCGGCGATGGTTACGCTTTAGGCTATTTCTTAAAAACAGAAAACATCCCTTTTACGATCTATTGCTTAGGAGACAAAACAAGTGAGACTGCTTTCATCTATAAAAACAAATTGAAAAATTTGCATGTAACGATTCATAGCATTGAAAACCTTCTGGCTGATCTAAAATCTATTAGCAAAAAAACAATTCTCATTGATTGCTTGCTCGGAACTGGGATGAGACTTCCGATCGATCAAGAACTAAAGGAACTTTTCTTAAATCTCATAAATTGGAAAGATTCATCCAATTTAATCTTTGGAATTTCCATGGATGTTGTATCGGGCAGGCCTGCATTTGCTGAACTCAATAAATCGCAGAAGGATATCTATTTTCCAGCTGATTCACTTGCAGAAATTGGAGTTGCTAAATGGGAAAATTTAGGATTTCCCATTGAATGTAAAAAAACCTTAACGATTGGATTTCCAATCGATGAGTTTTTACAAACTGATTTAGGCAACAATCAACAATTTATTTTTCGAAGTATTGAACGAAATCTGATCTTTGATTTTTATACCAAGTCTTTGCATGGGCATAAATATTCGAGTGGATCTTTGGTCGCAATTGGTGGCGATGAGGGAATGATAGGTGCAATTCTTCTTTCCATCAATGCCTTCGTTGGTCTTGGTGGTGGGATTGCAAAGGCAATCGTTTTCGATAAATCCAATATTTTGAATTCTGTCTTAGACAATCCATCTTTGATGATTAGCCCTTGGTCTGATGAATTGTACCAAGATCCCTTTCTTGCCAAAGCCAAAGTGATGGTGATTGGCCCTGGGACAACGCCTCAATCAAAGTATAAAGAGAAGGTCTTGATTGAGGCAGATGAATGGTGCAAAAAAGATTCCCATCGATGGGTGATTCTTGATGCTGGAATGCTACCAACTGAGAAAGAAATTGAAGCGGGTTTAAAATTCGAAGGCAATTGGATTCTCACACCACATTTTGGTGAATTGCAAAGAATGTCTGGAGCATCCATCTCCGATCTTACAGAACGTAAGACAATCACTCAGAATTTAGCAAAAAAACTCAATGCTTTCATTCTAGCTAAGGATAGTCTGTCCCTATTTGTATCTCCCGATTCAGAAGTTCTAATTTGGGATCATCCGAATCCAAAACTTTCCACTATGGGCACGGGCGATATTTTGACTGGGATTCTTGCTGTTTCTCTTGCAAAAGGATTGGAAATCCGCGATGCTGTTTTATATAGTTTGAGTTTGATGAACCTCTCGAAAGATATGAATATGATCTCACCGACATCGTGGGATATACTCAATTTTTTAAAAAAAGGATAA
- a CDS encoding UDP-galactose-lipid carrier transferase, producing the protein MNMSPSLHKVDLSLTIPESDYKKKLKDLQEKARQVTHECQTRGKSIAVVFEGWDAAGKGGAIRRLTGLMDPRLYEVHNISAPDASEKSRNYLWRFWRRIPERGVIGIFDRSWYGRVMVERVEGFATEAEWKRAYSEIIWFEESLEQNDVKVIKFFIHIDKDTQKERFDARANDPLKRWKLTDEDWRNRDKWDLYVDAVEEMLVKTHTESSPWVVVSGNDKLTARIQILEEFVKFGKKI; encoded by the coding sequence ATGAATATGTCACCGAGTTTACACAAAGTAGATCTTAGCCTAACGATCCCAGAGTCTGACTATAAGAAAAAACTCAAAGATCTTCAAGAAAAAGCAAGACAGGTTACCCATGAATGTCAGACACGCGGCAAATCCATTGCAGTAGTATTTGAAGGATGGGATGCAGCGGGCAAAGGTGGAGCGATCCGCAGACTAACAGGTCTTATGGATCCTAGACTTTATGAAGTTCATAATATTTCGGCCCCCGACGCTTCTGAAAAATCCAGAAATTATCTATGGAGATTCTGGAGAAGGATACCTGAGCGCGGAGTGATCGGAATATTCGATCGATCTTGGTATGGTAGAGTAATGGTTGAGCGCGTCGAAGGTTTTGCCACAGAAGCAGAATGGAAGAGAGCCTACAGTGAGATTATCTGGTTTGAAGAATCCTTGGAACAAAATGATGTAAAAGTTATAAAATTCTTTATCCATATCGATAAAGATACTCAGAAAGAACGTTTTGATGCAAGAGCAAATGATCCTCTTAAGAGGTGGAAGCTCACTGATGAAGATTGGAGAAACCGCGATAAATGGGATCTATATGTTGATGCCGTTGAAGAAATGTTAGTCAAAACTCATACTGAATCCTCGCCATGGGTAGTTGTGAGTGGCAACGACAAGCTAACAGCAAGAATTCAAATCTTAGAAGAATTTGTTAAATTTGGCAAAAAAATCTAA